The following are from one region of the Salmo trutta unplaced genomic scaffold, fSalTru1.1, whole genome shotgun sequence genome:
- the LOC115189474 gene encoding uncharacterized protein LOC115189474, with protein MNRTPVEILGTRYPLSKKEIIKTSIKWEKRTRKLNTKWPAVGTLDVSVCEEMETLIKNYKPEDKKQKRTNKRERENEILKMFKEERAALLQSMKTAREELKKNDNTSKEKTESGGPAPPPYSNGQFPMITGHMEIKGVVVVTEEKEGITTPGAMCAPSHSTERGERETSELQTRRAKDQTEGNSRKSQNTLAERASGNSPSEEEEEEEEDDTSCRGQIVAQRIEEKLGRSKSTHGENVRLQERQDEALARSMNESLRNEPAGKYCRARREGSRKESGYYEKQRQILIKGEQGHYIPWAAQGMEGLVFRLPDLHEGAGKWIRTFEEYTMGKLLAVGDIKALLARVTSVQKMREIMQDGAINGTDWEVTKDELMFDRYRPAVWRALRAAYPTKFDLNALRGEAIGATENPATYLHGHLERWRMETEQDPEGNELLTAMFRTSVMEAMPQPVRNRLEDVVGLTSKPYKEFCDYVIHAVEKHRKDEQRQIEQGKDIQRRLAQLQLDELTNKGKKKVHASVTTPLPEIGTMSAVSPGGPQPSTPRRAQMPTVLLVVNVYTQPPNWNGGNKQQKNTQADQRKGPRNLRGAPGVCWGCHQSGHSRRECPTNPWQDRTGGNTNNRRPPTNNNPGGWQPHTNGNRSGWSPNGGWPGNQSQPSGPVNPWSGPNQTY; from the exons ATGAATAGGACACCGGTAGAGATTTTGGGGACTAGATACCCCCTAAGTaaaaaagaaataataaaaaCGTCTATAAAATGGGAAAAACGCACCAGAAAATTAAACACCAAATGGCCCGCGGTGGGAACGTtggatgtctctgtgtgtgaggaAATGGAAACGCTGATAAAAAACTATAAACCCGAGGACAAGAAACAAAAAAGGACGAATAAACGAGAAAGAGAAAACGAAATACTAAAAATGTTTAAGGAAGAAAGAGCGGCTTTGTTACAAAGCATGAAGACGGCAAGAGAAGAACTAAAGAAGAACGATAACACAAGCAAAGAGAAAACGGAGTCGGGGGGACCAGCCCCCCCGCCGTATTCCAATGGACAGTTTCCCATGATAActggacacatggaaattaaaggggtagtggtggtgacagAAGAAAAGGAAGGGATCACCACACCTGGAGCAATGTGTGCACCTTCACATTCAACAGAAAGAG GAGAAAGGGAGACGTCAGAGCTGCAAACAAGAAGAGCGAAAGACCAAACGGAGGGGAACTCCAGGAAAAGCCAAAACACACTAGCAGAACGGGCATCGGGTAATAGTCCgagcgaggaagaggaggaagaggaagaggatgataCATCCTGTAGGGGACAAATAGTGGCACAAAGAATAGAAGAGAAACTGGGACGGTCAAAATCAACACACGGAGAAAACGTAAGATTGCAAGAAAGACAGGATGAGGCCTTGGCCCGTAGTATGAATGAGAGCCTGAGAAATGAGCCTGCAGGGAAATATTGCAGGGCTCGTAGGGAAGGGTCTAGGAAAGAATCGGGTTATTATGAAAAACAGCGGCAGATCCTGATAAAAGGAGAGCAAGGACACTATATACCATGGGCTGCACAGGGCATGGAGGGGTTGGTTTTCCGCTTGCCAGATCTCCATGAGGGAGCAGGGAAGTGGATCAGAACCTTTGAAGAATACACCATGGGGAAATTGCTGGCGGTGGGTGACATAAAGGCATTGCTAGCGAGGGTGACGAGCGTGCAGAAAATGAGAGAAATCATGCAGGATGGTGCGATCAACGGCACAGATTGGGAGGTGACGAAGGATGAACTGATGTTCGACAGGTATAGACCTGCCGTCTGGCGTGCATTAAGGGCAGCATACCCAACGAAGTTTGACCTCAACGCTCTGAGAGGTGAAGCTATTGGAGCTACAGAAAACCCGGCCACGTACTTACATGGACATTTGGAAAGATGGAGAATGGAAACAGAACAAGATCCAGAAGGAAATGAACTATTGACAGCAATGTTCCGAACTTCTGTGATGGAAGCCATGCCCCAGCCGGTAAGGAACCGACTGGAGGATGTGGTGGGGCTTACTTCAAAACCTTACAAAGAGTTCTGTGACTATGTGATTCATGCCGTGGAAAAACACAGGAAGGACGAACAGAGACAGATTGAACAAGGAAAAGACATTCAGAGAAGGCTGGCCCAGTTGCAGTTGGATGAATTAACCAACAAAGGAAAGAAGAAAGTCCATGCCTCAGTAACCACCCCTCTGCCCGAGATAGGAACAATGTCTGCCGTTTCCCCAGGAGGGCCGCAACCGTCAACCCCCAGGCGGGCCCAAATGCCTACCGTACTGCTAGTAGTAAATGTATACACACAGCCCCCTAATTGGAATGGTGGAAATAAACAACAGAAAAATACACAGGCAGATCAGAGAAAGGGACCCAGGAACCTTAGGGGGGCACCTGGTGTCTGTTGGGGTTGCCACCAATCAGGACACTCCAGACGAGAATGCCCTACGAACCCCTGGCAGGATCGGACTGGAGGAAACACAAATAACAGGCGACCACCAACAAACAACAATCCAGGTGGCTGGCAGCCGCATACAAACGGGAACCGGAGCGGTTGGAGCCCAAATGGTGGATGGCCGGGCAACCAAAGCCAACCTTCGGGCCCTGTGAACCCATGGTCAGGGCCTAACCAAACATACTAG